Proteins encoded together in one Rhinoraja longicauda isolate Sanriku21f chromosome 22, sRhiLon1.1, whole genome shotgun sequence window:
- the LOC144604684 gene encoding aurora kinase C-like: MLVGLGLSVAALDRGNCVMESQRNLQNHPPPRRMPALRMATTCNVGQQRPPLQVRVLSDNSVPSMSQVPSGQVKQAMQVPPLSKQACQKDAQQIGEPARNPTTPQPAEVPNNGKTAENKTVDCQNTHEKKKKQWCLDDFEIGRPLGKGKFGNVYLARERQTKFILALKVLFKSQLEKAAVEHQLRREVEIQSHLRHTNILRLFGYFHDTSRVYLILEYAPRGELYKELQKCGKFDDGRSATYMSELADALVYCHSKKVIHRDIKPENLLLGANGELKIADFGWSVHAPASRRATLCGTLDYLPPEMIEGKMHDENVDLWSLGVLCYEFLVGRPPFEAADRQDTFRRISKVDLKFPSFVSEGAKDLISRLLKHNPKQRLPLKGVLEHSWVVNNSTKPSTQKKGPLSSSNPNP, from the exons GTGGCAGCCTTGGATCGTGGAAATTGTGTTATGGAATCTCAGCGAAATTTGCAGAATCACCCACCTCCAAGAAGAATGCCAGCTCTGCGAATGGCAACTACTTGTAATGTAGGCCAGCAACGTCCACCTCTTCAAGTGCGGGTTCTGTCTGATAATTCAGTTCCATCCATGAGTCAAGTGCCATCTGGTCAAGTAAAACAGGCAATGCAAGTGCCTCCACTTTCAAAGCAGGCTTGCCAAAAAGATGCCCAGCAAATTGGTGAACCTGCTAGAAATCCAACTACCCCACAGCCTGCTGAAGTGCCAAATAATG GAAAAACTGCAGAAAATAAAACTGTCGATTGCCAGAACACACATGAAAAGAAAAA AAAACAGTGGTGTTTGGATGATTTCGAAATTGGCCGTCCACTGGGAAAGGGTAAATTTGGAAATGTGTACTTGGCCCGTGAACGACAGACcaaatttatcttggcattaaaAGTACTATTCAAATCTCAACTTGAGAAAGCTGCTGTGGAACACCAACTCAGAAGGGAGGTTGAAATTCAGTCACATCTCAG aCATACCAATATTTTGAGGCTATTTGGTTACTTCCATGATACTTCCAGAGTTTATTTGATATTGGAGTATGCTCCTCGTGGTGAACTTTACAAAGAGCTGCAGAAATGTGGGAAGTTTGATGATGGGCGAAGTGCTACA TATATGTCTGAGCTGGCTGATGCACTTGTATATTGCCATTCAAAGAAAGTGATTCATAGAGATATTAAGCCAGAAAATCTACTGCTCGGGGCAAATGGAGAATTGAAGattgctgattttggatggtctgTGCATGCTCCTGCATCCAG GAGAGCAACACTATGTGGAACCTTGGACTACCTGCCACCAGAGATGATCGAGGGAAAAATGCATGATGAGAATGTTGACCTTTGGAGCCTTGGTGTTCTGTGTTATGAATTTTTAGTAGGCCGTCCTCCATTTGAAGCAGCTGATCGCCAAGACACCTTTAGGAGAATATCTAAA gTTGACCTTAAATTTCCATCCTTCGTATCAGAGGGTGCAAAGGATCTAATTAGTAGATTGCTTAAGCATAACCCCAAACAACGGCTGCCACTGAAGGGTGTACTTGAACATTCATGGGTGGTTAACAATTCCACTAAACCAAGCACTCAGAAAAAAGGCCCTTTGTCGTCATCTAATCCCAATCCTTAA